The sequence ATAAATTCCACAATTAACAAACTGTATCAATCAAAATCTACTTCTGATATAATGAGGCATAAAATtctggaataagagagagagagagagagagagagagagaaagaaagaacctGTAcgggaaaaaagaaacataaaaatgGGAAGCAGAGGCAAGAAGGCATAGGACTGCTCATACTCATAACCACATTCAGCAATTCGAACAAAGTAGACACTATCCCACACTATACTCTGCTCAATTGCAGAGGCAATTCGTGGAAATTGGATATTCTgatgaggatgatgatgatgggtAGTGGAGTTCGAGGAGAGGCAAGTAGGGTTCAGGGGAGAGGAAGTGTCGTAGGGGTGGAGGAGATTGCGCCATAGGACAATTAGAGCTAAGAGGAGGAATCTAGAGGTAATAGCAGATTTTAATACTAGTGTTTGATAATTGCTTTGTGATGATTTCATGATACTTGACAAACaccaagacaagaaaacaaaactcTAACATGAGATCTTGAAGTTGCTTAACATACATAACAACAAACctgaaaatcaaaaaatacaaGCAGTGGATTAGTTAcataagataataatactagGAGCTTTTGCATTTTATGCCAAATACAAAGGCCCAATAACTACTAAAGATGCTCCTGCAAAGGCCCCTGAATCACATGCCAAATATAAAGCATAAGTGCACTTCAATTCAAGATTTAAATCAACAATTATAACATATTCTGTATCCTAAGgttaaaatcatcaaaattagGGCAAACAAGCATAACTCAATTCAAGAACACAGACATTTCTTGCTGACCTGAAAACATTTCGTGTTGCATTGGCTGAATTTGTAATAGACTAAAATATCAGAAAAGCGAACTAAAAACCTAACTGTAAACCACAAATTCCCAAATTTGAACAGCAAAATTTCAAAAGCCAAAACAATCAAAGcaaaaaccaaaataaaaagtaagaaCTTACGATGAAAGGCTCTATGGTAGCTGGCAATTTTTGTGATAAATTGATGTATTACCAAGGATCATCTGCCAATGGTATCGTGGTGTAGTTGGTTATCACGTCAGTCCAACACACTAAAGGTCtctggtttatttttttatccttcTGGATACAAGCCCATTATTGCCGTAATACAAGCCCAATCATTTGACATGTAGGgccttatatattatatagccTAGCCCAACCATTTTAAGGCTTCAGAGTTCCATGCCACTAGTATCCAAGCTTGCCTAAAATTTTTCGAGCTTGAACACATGATTTCTATCTTAAATACGTCTTACAAGTCCCAAAAGGTcccatatattaatataatctaagtataaatttaataaaatttaaaataatgttataattataaaaaataatatattaattatattttaatattatattaactcaatagttttctaatcaatcatgctaattttattttaaaaaataatatattaattatattttaatattatattaactaataaattatttttttaattaaatattatatgcttaatttttaatatttttattttaacatgtgtatttatctttgacacatgaaatttaagtttatatatgattttaaaatttttctattaatttatttattaataaattacattcatAATTAGACATGGactctaatcttaaaaaataacatattaattatattttattattatattaactattaactaataaatattttttcaatgagataatgatactaattctattctaaaaaatagtatattaataatattttaatattatattaactaataaatcagttttctaattagataataattctagttctaaaaaataacatcttaaaatatatttttaatatgatattcaatgattagttaatttttaattaattaataactttttaatcctaaaaaaacAGTAATATGAGTTATACTCatagtattaattattaaaattaattaataaatatttttaaaataatttttatattattgcattaataaattttaaaatcttaaaaaattaagaaggatatttaaaaatatttaatttgctattagtctctaaaatattataaattataattaaatattaaatatttatctatttaatttataatcgaaataacAACCAAAATCATGAAAGATACGAATAAACAACtaattatattgtaaatttataataatattattaacatCTACACTATGTTCTCTAATAGATTGATTTAacctttattatatatttatattatacatGTAGAAAGACAAAATTATGAGCAATCAAATAGTATTGGAGGTAATGtgattttgattaattattcttaGGGGATTTTCGATAGTCAACTACTAGTCACCCCCTTATATATCCATACAAATCATTGTGAAGCTTAACACTTTTAGCTAGCGTTAGGTACAAGGATAATATCGAATGCCACCTCATACGCACatgtttcaaatttaaaattgtttctttttcctttttgcttCTGAATAGGAAGTTGGAAAGaacataaaatcaaactttaaCATCTCAAGACCATGAAATATTCCAAAAATCATTACTTGAATTGTGATTCtagataaataattgaaattgttGAGAATGTAAAATTGATGGATCATAGAGAGAAATTCGAGGTTGGAAGAAGTTGCTTCTTTCAACatctaattatattatgtAAAGCTTTAGTTAAAGAGAGCATGTAGATAATATggcaattatattttttagcttaattaagatttttaattcaaatattatatatgcaattgtattaaaacttttaagaaAGTGTTTTATTATCCAGAAAAGTCATATGGCCTAcacacattaaaaaaaaaccctctatcaatcaaagaaagacCTTGACACACGCCATACATGGTCCCAATATGCTATTATAATTTAGACGTATATATAAGTTAGTCTGAATATGCCagtttgtaatttgatttgacACATCTAAATGGCAAAACCCAAAGGAATTGAGTTCAGTTTCCCATCTAATTATACCTGTTATTGAACTAAGGTACATGTGGTGATAAGTGCCTTAGGGAAGCCATGGGACCTTTTTGGCGCATTTTAGGTGCCTGTATGGGTTGACACCTCTTGTACAATATTAGGTTTCTCTATAATAGCTAACCCTTTAGCGTTTGGACTTAGTCAGCTACCCCATTCTATATCACCAAAAAGAGTTTCTTGTCTGTCCCTTATAATTTGAATCCCTTCCATATAATGTCCAAGTGATCACCAGTCTGCTCATATCACGTAACTTTTAGCATGCCAAATTGGAGGGCCGACAATTCTTGCCTTTTCTTATTCTACTGtcatacatatataatataaaaataattaattaattcaaatatgattagtttaattaagtgtgtcatataaaattctaatattgacatatttattaactagATTACACGAGTTGATTccattaacccatttaataaatcaaattttaagaaatatatatttttaaataaaaattatccatttaaattttaaaatatatacttatttaagtataaaatgattcagatttgaattattattttaagatataattGAATCttgataaatgataaaattacttatatatatatatatatataaaaaataataataaatgtgtTTATAAGTATTGtgtaattcatatttatttatgtcaCTCACAAATTAGACAAGTAAACCtgtttaaatctattttttcgtattataaaaaagttaatcTATCTATAACCTGAAATGGTGAGTTGTTTTAATTGGATCGTTAACAAAATGTGTCAATGATGATTAATTTGTGATGTAATATCCAGATGCAAATATTAGGTGGCTAGATGATGGATGGAATCACCATATTTGTCACGAAATTAAAGTATATTTGGCCTTGAGGAATTGTATCCTAATAACACACACGCAGTATCTCTTAAGGCTTTTATGTCCATTGTTCTAGCAGCATTATATCCAAAAAAAACTTGttgttttagttattattattttaaattcaaaccCAGAATGTATATGTGTTTGGATGAAGATGAAGTCATTTCATGGAATAGGCCACAGTCGTCCCGTTTGCTTGATGTCTATTGCTTACaagtttaattaataatctgCATCGTTATTCATTGGCAAGTgataattgaatatatatatatatgttaaataaatttattaggaGTAGGACCCTAATCCAAACAAgtacttgaattatataaaaatgccGGTTGTCATCATACATATGCAGATTTGAAAAGACTTGATAATTAGGTCATGAATTGGCATTCATCTTATCAAATGCTCATCCATTAACAATTTTGTTACACAAATCCCATATGAAGTTACTTATGAACTGAACAAGGAAAACTAATACGTGATCATATACTAATTACTTCATCAAATACTCCCACCAttaggaaaaggagaaagattATTACTCAATAGACTAATTATAGCActcttatttttcatacacACAAAACTCGGTTCTAtaaggagaaaaaaagagaggttatatatgtaaaagaCTAAAGCACTATACAtgatcaaaatattatttgaataaatttattaggTAAGACTTACTTACTCtaagtaaataatatatattataagtgttttataaataaagcgtcattaaataataaatcatcaCTTTATTTATTGACTAAATGTATAAGTATATACACCAAAATTAATTGTACGAGTATAtcacaatttatttaatatctaCAAGGAAATTGTTGGCAAAATAGCACGTGGCATCAGAACAACTTGATAAgtaattaatacataattaaCCCACCAACAACTATGGTCTAGACCACAGCTTTTAGGCTTTTTCTACACCTAAACCAAAGAAAAGTAGAAATCCTTTATCATAATCGAAGGCTAAAAACTTTCACGAGTACTCGAAAgctatatatttctaaaagcCCGAAATCTGCAAAAACTAGAACCAGATATTCAGTATTAAACTAATTTCTAAACAAACTTTCATCTACTCCCAATCAATGAATGCTATATATGGTAAGTAATGCATGTGATTTTGGGTGTTAAAAAGCATTGACACTTGTAGATTGTTATTAacacatatcttcttttggattagtttgttaaataattctttaaatgcaaataataagttcaaaatcaaaatttcaaatgGAACTTGCGATCAAAATGAGTATTTGACAATTGGCTAAAATTACGAGCATGACTGTTAGCATGATTATTCACTCTCTTTGACAATTCCCAATATTCATGGTTACATTAGGGAAATCTATGTTTCATACACAGCAACACACATCCACTAAAAGGCtcattgtttgtttatttcatCAAATCTTAAAAGGGAAATTTCTTAAgtagagaagaaaagaaaagggtagataacttaattaaaaaggaaagacTTTGGCTTGGGGGAAGCAATTAGTATCTCATTGATAATGATGACTGTAAAAATAATGACTCTGCAGTAATTTAGCAAAAAGTAGAGATTAATTTCAGCCACTTGGAAAAATGAAAAcagataatataatttttttagttatcgCTGACCAATTTTTCAAAGTCATGATTCTTGTACAAATGTATGAAGACAATTATTAGTGTTCCAGTATTTGTCTAATTTTATGTTGTTTTCACCACTTTCCTTAATATAGGATATCCATTGCCGTAATGTATCCGCTTCATTGAAAATCAACACAAGTTTCTCCAactttaaatatctttttttaagatcacatattaattaatttaaagctAATAATTTACTGTGAAAATCCTAGCATTCAGCTAATAAAAGAACTTAACATAACATAGATTACAAATATATTatctaaaatcttaaaaagttttatttgattgcaaaatatatatatatatatattactataaaCACTACAAATATTTgggttaattataaattaaattttgactattttaattataaaatattaaattatcgaATAAGTGATACTgatttaaagtttttaaaattgaataaaagaatagtaaatattttaaatgataaataatctTTACTTATCTAATAGTGAAATggagaaagtaaaaaaaaaaaaaaaaaaaaaaaagcccgATATAGCACTTGCGTAAATGCTGCGTCAAACCCGCAAGAACTCTTAAGAAGATTCTTTCCTCGACGCAAGCATCGTCCAATGTGGAAGACTTATATGCATGGCATCCAAACAtgtaatgaaataaatagtattataataaatatttataaaattaaaaattctctatatttatatgtatatttttatctatacaTCAACcgatttataattgatatatatttattaattttaaataatatatatatatatatatatatatatatataaaagatgatgatttaaatcatttgaattataataaaaatgtaaaatgataatttgataaatagaTTTAGTTTATTATGTCATTTATAAACTAAACCAATTATACAGTACTatgtgatattttttatagtggtgtttttatattgattaatttatttattaccgTTAATTATCACGATTAAAAACCAACCAATGTAAATTTAACattcaataaagaaaatatcaagTATTATTATGCAATCAactgaatttatttaaaaatttatttaatgatttaatcAACTTCCTAAATAACTATTCATGATTCATCCATCTATGTTACCCTTTAAATAAACTCTGAATTTTTGTATTCTACATTACACCAACCCAAACTTGTCGCCTATATATACAAACCTTCTCTACCAATTTCTTTCATCTTTCAAACTACAGAAAGAAAGGTTCAATTAATCTATCagacttcttttctttctctgatTTCTCCATGGATAAAGTTGTTCTAGCCATTTTTTatgttcattttctattttactcACTAGAGCTTATTCATGGTTCTAAACTTATAACTTCATGTGCCCGTACCCCTTACCCTGAAGTATGCAACTATTTCATTGAAACCAATCTCCTACAAACCCAATATCAAACAGGGACGACGTTTTCATTTCGTGATCAGTCGCTTCTAGTAACAATGAACCAAGCCATCAAAGCTCATCAAATGGTATCATCtatgaattttaaatcattTGATAAAAAAGCTAAGTTAGCATGGGATGATTGTATGGAATTATATGAAGATACAGTGGACCATCTTAACCGTTCACTGAGCTCTACTATTCCAATAGATTCTCAGACATGGTTAAGTGCAGCAATAGCAAATCAACAAACCTGCCAAAACGGGTTTATTGATTTAAACTTGTCCTATGATGATCATTTAGAGTCTATGCCAATTATGCTAAGTAACTTGTCAATGTTACTTAGCAATTCACTTGCCGTTAACAAGGTTTCTGTGCCACATAATACCAAACAAGTTAATGGTCGACGATTGTTGATATTTGATGGATTCCCTTCATGGGTTTCAGCTACTGACCGAAGGCTTCTGCAATCATCAAGTGGGGTTGCTCCAAAAGCTGATATCGTTGTAGCACAGGATGGGTCTGGTAACTACAAGACCATAACTGAGGCTGTTGCCGCAGCGGTTAAGCAAAGGAGCGGGAGTAAGAGACTTGTAATATATGTGAAAAAGGGGATTTATAAAGAGAATATTGAGATCAAGAAATCAATGAAGAACTTAATGTTTGTTGGAGATGGGATTGATGCTACTATCGTTACCGGGAGCAAGAATGCTAAAGATGGCTCTACGACTTTTCGATCTGCAACTTTTGGTAAGTTTTTGCCTTATGCAACTTTTCATCTTATGATTCCTCTGTTTgacacaaaaaaaaagagaggatattttgagaaatatgaAAAGAGGGAGTGTACAAAAAAGTTCATATATgatataattctttattttacttactGTTACATtgatttaaaaagttttgttagacatgtaattaattttggtAAATTTAGAGCAGAAAGTGTACGTCCCAACCTACGGATGGCAACCGGAAAGGGAGACAAAAACATCTCAGTCAATGACAATAGCACTTAGGCAATTCACCGCATATATTATCACATCATTATTAGAATGGTACTAAGTAAAAAGCTGTAGACTATTAGATATGTCCAAAAGAATACTaactccttttccttctttcacACCAAAATTCAAACTCCAGTTGTAAAAGCATCAAAATCTTTGTCATTTCTTCATCAGCTTATTGTCCACCCAAAATCTAGCATTATTGTTAAATGCTAATTGCTCTCATCAGTAAATTAATGTCAAACAACCATACACCACATCTATAAggtaatgaattaaaatattcatttacaAATCCAATATCTAGCGTCTATaagtttattttcattttaaaaattaaataaagaaccAGAAGAGGAACACATGGATTAAGTTTCATTAAAATTGTAGCCAGAAGATTTTAGAAAGGGAAATATATGTTGTAAACACATGATGGAACcagaagaggaaaagaaaataatgaattgttaaaaaagaggaggataaattaaattttttatcatattattctCACAGCTAAGTTCATGATCATCATGCAGCTGTTTCCGGGCAGGGCTTCATCGCGAAGGGCATGACGTTCGAGAACACAGCCGGACCACAGAAACATCAAGCAGTAGCACTCCGTTCTGGCTCCGATTTCTCGGTTTTCTATGGATGTAGCTTCAAAGGTTACCAAGACACCTTATATGTATACTCTCAGAGACAAT comes from Ricinus communis isolate WT05 ecotype wild-type chromosome 5, ASM1957865v1, whole genome shotgun sequence and encodes:
- the LOC8279626 gene encoding pectinesterase, which produces MDKVVLAIFYVHFLFYSLELIHGSKLITSCARTPYPEVCNYFIETNLLQTQYQTGTTFSFRDQSLLVTMNQAIKAHQMVSSMNFKSFDKKAKLAWDDCMELYEDTVDHLNRSLSSTIPIDSQTWLSAAIANQQTCQNGFIDLNLSYDDHLESMPIMLSNLSMLLSNSLAVNKVSVPHNTKQVNGRRLLIFDGFPSWVSATDRRLLQSSSGVAPKADIVVAQDGSGNYKTITEAVAAAVKQRSGSKRLVIYVKKGIYKENIEIKKSMKNLMFVGDGIDATIVTGSKNAKDGSTTFRSATFAVSGQGFIAKGMTFENTAGPQKHQAVALRSGSDFSVFYGCSFKGYQDTLYVYSQRQFYRDCDIYGTIDFIFGDAVAVLQNCNIYVRRPMNGQKNTVTAQGRKDPNENTGIVIHNSNVMATSDMRPVQGSFKTYLGRPWQKYSRTLFMKSNLDGLIDPAGWLPWSGNFALSTLYYGEYMNTGSGASTARRVNWPGYHVITKATDAGKFTVGNFLAGDSWIPGTGVPFDSGL